One genomic segment of Hypomesus transpacificus isolate Combined female unplaced genomic scaffold, fHypTra1 scaffold_48, whole genome shotgun sequence includes these proteins:
- the LOC124465351 gene encoding induced myeloid leukemia cell differentiation protein Mcl-1-like: MSSPRRDVYTETSQLVKCFLGEFTGVVKPSWKEKEPMSTMKRVVGKLLEKHARVYNGMIRTISCADVEGNAKLVGVVAIDLFEDGIVNWGRVASLLAFGAVVCQHLKDRGVDNCVELVGEEIAVYLATNQETWLLKNNTWDGFVKFFQVTEVESTLRNTIVKCVDMAATLILLTLKF, translated from the exons ATGTCTAGCCCCAGGCGTGATGTCTACACAGAGACTTCTCAACTCGTTAAATGCTTCCTAGGGGAATTTACAGGAGTGGTTAAACCTAGCTGGAAAGAAAAGGAACCTATGTCAACGATGAAAAGGGTTGTGGGCAAATTATTAGAGAAGCACGCCAGAGTATACAATG GTATGATCAGGACAATTTCATGTGCTGACGTAGAGGGCAATGCGAAGTTAGTCGGTGTAGTAGCAATTGACCTTTTTGAAGACGGCATCGTCAACTGGGGCCGTGTCGCCAGCCTGTTAGCCTTTGGAGCTGTAGTGTGTCAACATCTAAAGGACAGGGGCGTGGACAACTGTGTAGAGTTGGTGGGAGAGGAGATAGCTGTCTACCTGGCCACCAACCAGGAGACTTGGCTACTCAAAAACAACACCTGG GACGGCTTTGTCAAATTCTTTCAAGTGACAGAAGTGGAGTCCACATTGAGGAACACAATCGTGAAATGTGTCGACATGGCAGCAACACTGATTTTGTTGACACTGAAGTTCTGA